From Streptomyces sp. Edi4, one genomic window encodes:
- a CDS encoding glycoside hydrolase family 3 protein, protein MTTMTTGSDTLTRDALAVLQPGFTGTTAPDWLLRRIGEGLASVGLFGRNIVTGPQVAELTAQLRAERDDVLVAIDEEGGDVTRIEVRTGSSFPGNLALGAVDDLDLTREVARELGRRLAECGVNLNWAPSADVNSNPDNPIIGVRAFGADTDLVARHTAAYIEGLQSAGVAACTKHFPGHGDTNVDSHHAMPRIDVDLDTLHARELVPFRAAIAAGSKSVMSAHILLPALDPARPATLSPRILTGLLRDELGYDGLIVSDAVEMQAIAGTVGIERGSVLAIAAGADALCVGGGLCDEGTVLRLRDALVAAVRDGELAEERLADAAARVRALAAWAQRARGDRTGPGAAVQEGTAPGTGSGGDIGLVAARRAARVTVAPSWRPMRSAPYVATFTPVMNIAVSSETPWSIGAELAALLPGTEGGTYGADSTAADVLAAAGERRVVAVVRDEHRHPWMAAALDALLAARPDTAVVEMGVPRAAPRGALHIATHGAARVCGRAAAEAITRV, encoded by the coding sequence ATGACGACAATGACCACGGGCTCCGACACACTGACCCGCGACGCGCTCGCCGTCCTCCAGCCCGGCTTCACCGGCACCACCGCGCCCGACTGGCTGCTTCGCCGCATCGGCGAAGGCCTCGCCTCCGTCGGCCTGTTCGGCCGCAACATCGTCACCGGCCCCCAAGTCGCCGAACTGACAGCCCAGTTGAGGGCCGAGCGGGACGACGTCCTGGTGGCCATCGACGAGGAGGGCGGCGACGTCACCCGTATAGAGGTGCGCACCGGCTCGTCCTTCCCGGGCAACCTGGCGCTCGGCGCGGTCGACGACCTGGACCTCACCCGCGAGGTCGCCCGCGAACTCGGACGCCGGCTCGCCGAGTGCGGCGTCAACCTCAACTGGGCGCCGTCGGCCGACGTGAACTCCAACCCCGACAACCCGATCATCGGCGTACGGGCCTTCGGCGCCGACACCGACCTCGTGGCCCGGCACACGGCCGCCTACATCGAGGGCCTTCAGTCGGCCGGAGTCGCCGCCTGCACCAAGCACTTCCCCGGCCACGGCGACACCAATGTCGACTCGCACCACGCCATGCCCCGCATCGACGTGGATCTCGACACGCTGCACGCCCGTGAGCTGGTGCCTTTCCGGGCCGCGATCGCCGCGGGTTCCAAGTCGGTCATGAGCGCGCATATCCTTCTACCCGCGCTCGACCCCGCCCGTCCCGCCACGCTCAGCCCGCGCATCCTCACCGGGTTGCTGCGCGACGAACTCGGCTACGACGGGCTGATCGTCTCCGACGCGGTGGAGATGCAGGCCATCGCCGGGACGGTCGGCATCGAGCGGGGCTCCGTCCTCGCGATCGCGGCGGGCGCCGACGCCCTGTGCGTCGGCGGCGGCCTGTGCGACGAGGGCACCGTCCTGCGCCTGCGTGACGCGCTGGTCGCGGCGGTACGGGACGGCGAGCTGGCCGAGGAGCGGCTGGCCGACGCGGCGGCGCGCGTGCGTGCGCTGGCGGCGTGGGCCCAGCGGGCCAGGGGGGACAGGACGGGGCCGGGCGCGGCGGTGCAGGAGGGGACCGCGCCCGGCACCGGCTCCGGCGGTGACATCGGCCTGGTGGCCGCCCGCCGGGCCGCCCGGGTCACCGTGGCGCCGTCGTGGCGCCCGATGAGGAGCGCCCCGTACGTGGCGACGTTCACGCCCGTGATGAACATCGCGGTGAGCAGCGAGACGCCCTGGAGCATCGGCGCCGAGCTCGCCGCCCTGCTGCCGGGAACCGAGGGCGGCACCTACGGAGCGGACAGCACCGCCGCCGACGTGCTCGCGGCCGCGGGGGAGCGCCGCGTCGTCGCCGTGGTGCGCGACGAGCACCGCCACCCGTGGATGGCGGCGGCCCTGGACGCGCTCCTCGCGGCCCGCCCGGACACGGCCGTGGTCGAGATGGGCGTGCCACGGGCCGCTCCGCGCGGGGCGCTGCACATCGCCACGCACGGCGCGGCGCGGGTGTGCGGCCGGGCGGCGGCGGAAGCCATCACCAGGGTCTGA
- a CDS encoding phytanoyl-CoA dioxygenase family protein — protein MPAPDRHLYRAASARPYFSSDGGETYLARTPLRDIDKTRPLRVLSEEDFAFWQTYGYVIVREAIPAAAARRLLDFAWDFQGLDPERPETWYSEDRVFATELEQHLHVYGFVEAYHHQLLWDSRQTRRVYEAFADVWDCEELWVTLDRLNLNPPNIKDRDRAHIEPTDTGFDIELHWDVDTTLGVLPQRVQGIIALNDTQDDHGGFQCSPELFRRFEEWKVAQPADRDPIRPNADRAEFPVVRPELKAGDLLIWNGLLAHGVARNTSDNGVRAVQYLSMMPALESDHEVRASRVESWRTLSTPDWNKTLVGDARRPEALRYPTAALDDLGAKLLGLASWGTTGPVAPTEEPACDASA, from the coding sequence ATGCCGGCCCCCGACCGTCACCTCTACCGAGCCGCCTCGGCCCGTCCCTACTTCAGCTCGGACGGCGGTGAGACCTACCTCGCCCGCACCCCGCTGCGCGACATCGACAAGACGCGCCCTCTGCGCGTGCTCTCCGAGGAGGACTTCGCCTTCTGGCAGACGTACGGCTACGTCATCGTCAGGGAGGCGATCCCGGCCGCCGCCGCGCGCCGCCTCCTCGACTTCGCCTGGGACTTCCAGGGCCTGGACCCCGAGCGCCCCGAGACCTGGTACTCCGAGGACCGGGTCTTCGCCACCGAGCTCGAACAGCACCTGCACGTCTACGGGTTCGTGGAGGCGTACCACCACCAGCTCCTGTGGGACAGCCGTCAGACGCGGCGGGTGTACGAGGCGTTCGCCGACGTGTGGGACTGCGAGGAGCTGTGGGTCACCCTCGACCGGCTCAACCTGAACCCGCCCAACATCAAGGACCGCGACCGCGCGCACATCGAGCCCACCGACACGGGCTTCGACATCGAGCTGCACTGGGACGTCGACACCACGCTCGGTGTGTTGCCGCAGCGCGTCCAGGGCATCATCGCGCTCAACGACACCCAGGACGACCACGGCGGTTTCCAGTGCTCGCCCGAGCTGTTCCGCCGCTTCGAGGAGTGGAAGGTCGCACAGCCCGCCGACCGCGACCCCATCAGGCCGAACGCCGACCGCGCCGAGTTCCCGGTCGTCCGCCCCGAGCTCAAGGCCGGCGACCTGCTGATCTGGAACGGCCTGCTCGCGCACGGCGTGGCCCGCAACACCTCTGACAACGGTGTCCGCGCGGTCCAGTACCTCTCGATGATGCCCGCGCTCGAATCGGACCACGAGGTGCGCGCCTCGCGCGTGGAGTCCTGGCGCACCCTCAGCACCCCGGACTGGAACAAGACGCTCGTCGGTGACGCGCGCCGCCCCGAAGCGCTCCGGTACCCCACCGCCGCCCTCGACGACCTCGGCGCCAAGCTGCTGGGCCTCGCGTCGTGGGGCACCACCGGGCCCGTGGCCCCCACGGAGGAGCCCGCGTGCGACGCATCTGCCTGA
- a CDS encoding DUF6271 family protein, giving the protein MRRICLTLPTNRACAATLVAVHEEAAHAAAHFDVEVHLLVLDSSDDRTRTEHARTVSELAPSPGVVVHHLDEARQRDFLRRVIEGAGVAKPDLMLDLMLPAGVSYGACTNRAFLIASALGCESVHRRDSDSSYQILDGEPVFPIHHELLSLGKRAVDALPGVTRTRLDPADVYKPVSMVGSSFVGELSVDIGEIRDLDPEIYYEVVGLWAEAGTPPEERRELVDDSFVGAGTDPFTHDESTLGTPDIWRVDMCNIALDREVYERVPLPPATSTIGSDYFLLHVVRDATLPGVVHNRNIVNYYTPERRTGPGFTAYQLRWTKFLLSMLYLYPVYTEMERVRGALLDERHHVRADAIGALVAHSTGEDRAENIRRLDVLDRCYRQLGGKYAEFADHLMPLRDRLLDEAQADTEDFALLIEEWGPLVAAAKLLGPLQGGDDA; this is encoded by the coding sequence GTGCGACGCATCTGCCTGACGCTGCCCACCAACCGGGCGTGCGCGGCCACTCTCGTGGCCGTCCACGAGGAGGCCGCACACGCCGCCGCCCACTTCGACGTCGAGGTCCACCTGCTCGTCCTGGACTCCTCCGACGACCGTACTCGCACCGAACACGCCCGTACCGTAAGCGAGTTGGCACCGTCCCCCGGCGTCGTCGTGCACCATCTCGACGAGGCGCGCCAGCGCGACTTCCTGCGGCGGGTCATCGAGGGCGCCGGCGTCGCCAAGCCCGACCTGATGCTCGACCTCATGCTGCCCGCCGGTGTGTCCTACGGGGCCTGCACCAACCGCGCGTTCCTGATCGCGAGCGCGCTGGGCTGCGAGTCCGTGCACCGCAGGGACTCCGACAGCAGCTACCAGATACTCGACGGCGAACCCGTCTTCCCCATCCACCACGAACTGCTGTCCCTCGGCAAGCGCGCCGTGGACGCCCTGCCCGGCGTCACCAGGACCCGCCTTGACCCGGCCGACGTGTACAAGCCGGTGTCGATGGTGGGCAGTTCCTTCGTGGGTGAGCTGTCGGTGGACATCGGGGAGATACGCGACCTGGACCCGGAGATCTACTACGAGGTGGTCGGCCTGTGGGCCGAGGCCGGCACCCCGCCCGAGGAGCGCCGCGAGCTGGTCGACGACTCCTTCGTCGGCGCCGGGACCGACCCCTTCACGCACGACGAGTCCACGCTCGGCACCCCCGACATCTGGCGGGTCGACATGTGCAACATCGCCCTCGACCGCGAGGTCTATGAACGCGTGCCGCTGCCGCCCGCCACCAGCACCATAGGCAGCGACTACTTCCTGCTGCACGTGGTGCGGGACGCGACGCTTCCCGGCGTGGTGCACAACCGCAACATCGTGAACTACTACACCCCCGAGCGGCGCACCGGGCCCGGATTCACCGCCTACCAGCTGCGGTGGACCAAGTTCCTCCTGTCGATGCTCTACCTCTATCCCGTCTACACGGAGATGGAGCGCGTCCGTGGCGCGCTGCTCGACGAGCGCCACCACGTCCGCGCCGACGCGATCGGCGCGCTGGTCGCCCACAGCACGGGCGAGGACCGCGCCGAGAACATCCGCAGACTCGACGTCCTCGATCGCTGCTACCGCCAACTGGGCGGAAAGTACGCCGAGTTCGCCGACCACCTCATGCCGCTGCGCGATCGCCTGCTCGACGAGGCGCAGGCCGACACCGAGGACTTCGCGCTGCTCATCGAGGAGTGGGGGCCGCTGGTGGCGGCCGCCAAGTTGCTGGGTCCGCTCCAAGGCGGCGACGATGCGTGA
- a CDS encoding type III PLP-dependent enzyme, with amino-acid sequence MRESAAIRAALAAATDDRIFFDLTGIEGQYAALLRELPGVAVRFAMKACPVDEVLACLAAKGAGFDAAGPNEIEQALATGVPAGLIHYGNTIKSDQDIAAAYRMGVRDFATDSVEDVRAIAQHAPGSRVFCRLATSGEGALWGLSRKFGCSADDAVRVLELARDTGLVPSGLSVHVGSQQMTAEAWQSAIDDLTDLVVTLNGRGILLDRINLGGGLPALGCLDRAGRPLDPPLDKIFAVLREGMERLRAESASPLMFLLEPGRHLVADHGAIRARVSRLSARRGHDGTRRHWLYLSCGKFNGLYEMDALQYRLEFPGHDTGPRVAAVVAGPTCDSDDAFDEAGPVRVPASAASGDPVWIHSCGAYAVGYTTQGFNGFDPLPYTCIGGSR; translated from the coding sequence ATGCGTGAGAGCGCGGCCATCCGGGCGGCCCTCGCGGCCGCCACCGACGACCGGATCTTCTTCGACCTCACCGGGATCGAGGGGCAGTACGCGGCGCTGCTGCGTGAACTGCCCGGCGTCGCGGTCCGGTTCGCGATGAAGGCGTGCCCCGTGGACGAGGTGCTTGCCTGCCTCGCCGCGAAGGGCGCGGGCTTCGACGCGGCCGGCCCCAACGAGATCGAGCAGGCCCTGGCGACCGGTGTGCCGGCCGGTCTGATCCACTACGGCAACACGATCAAATCGGACCAGGACATCGCCGCCGCGTACCGCATGGGCGTACGCGACTTCGCCACCGACAGCGTCGAGGACGTCCGCGCCATCGCACAGCACGCGCCCGGCTCCCGCGTGTTCTGCCGCCTCGCCACCAGCGGTGAGGGCGCACTGTGGGGCCTGAGCCGCAAGTTCGGCTGCTCGGCCGACGACGCCGTACGGGTCCTGGAATTGGCCCGGGACACCGGCCTCGTCCCCTCGGGTCTGTCCGTGCACGTCGGCTCGCAGCAGATGACGGCCGAGGCCTGGCAAAGCGCCATCGACGACCTGACGGACCTGGTCGTGACCCTGAACGGGCGCGGCATCCTGCTCGACCGGATCAACCTCGGCGGCGGCCTGCCCGCGCTCGGCTGCCTCGACAGGGCGGGCCGGCCGCTCGACCCGCCCCTCGACAAGATCTTCGCGGTGCTGCGCGAAGGAATGGAGCGGCTGCGCGCGGAGTCGGCGTCGCCCCTGATGTTCCTGCTGGAGCCCGGTCGGCACCTGGTCGCCGACCACGGCGCGATCCGGGCCCGGGTCTCCCGGCTCTCGGCGCGGCGCGGGCACGACGGAACGCGCCGGCACTGGCTGTATCTGAGCTGCGGCAAGTTCAACGGTCTGTACGAGATGGACGCGTTGCAGTACCGCCTCGAGTTCCCCGGCCACGACACGGGCCCGCGCGTCGCGGCCGTGGTCGCCGGGCCCACCTGCGACAGCGACGACGCGTTCGACGAGGCGGGGCCGGTGCGGGTGCCCGCGTCGGCCGCCTCGGGGGATCCGGTCTGGATCCACTCCTGCGGCGCCTACGCCGTCGGCTACACCACCCAGGGTTTCAACGGCTTCGACCCGCTGCCGTACACCTGCATCGGAGGTTCGCGGTGA
- a CDS encoding GNAT family N-acetyltransferase, with the protein MTPQLNTVPDDRLVLDPDIVIRPLADGDWDAIVALEAGAYARDGLSEGRAALKSRYAPGTCFVVEHEGRVGGYLLALPYPPLSSPDLSRAEEAGPLPPAATRNLHAHDLVIAEHLRGRGLGPRLLTHLRSVARGLGYERISMVAVRGAHVVWAPLGYQPRPEVELPPSYGANAVYMSMEVG; encoded by the coding sequence GTGACGCCGCAGCTGAACACCGTCCCGGACGACAGGCTCGTACTGGACCCGGACATCGTCATCCGCCCGCTGGCCGATGGCGACTGGGACGCGATCGTGGCCCTGGAAGCCGGCGCCTATGCGCGGGACGGTCTGTCGGAGGGGCGGGCGGCCCTCAAGTCCCGTTACGCGCCCGGCACATGCTTCGTGGTGGAGCACGAGGGGCGCGTCGGCGGCTACCTCCTCGCCCTGCCGTACCCGCCGCTGAGCAGCCCGGATCTCAGCAGGGCGGAGGAAGCGGGTCCACTGCCCCCGGCGGCGACGCGCAACCTGCACGCGCACGACCTGGTGATCGCGGAGCATCTGCGCGGCCGGGGCCTCGGGCCCCGCCTGCTCACTCATCTGCGCTCCGTGGCGCGGGGGTTGGGCTACGAGCGCATCTCCATGGTGGCCGTCAGGGGAGCCCATGTCGTCTGGGCCCCGCTCGGCTACCAGCCCCGTCCCGAGGTCGAACTGCCGCCGAGCTACGGAGCGAACGCGGTGTACATGTCCATGGAAGTAGGCTAA
- a CDS encoding MFS transporter, producing MFGPFDAYRRSQVAIAALFCCLGFQYATWVSRIPALKTRLGLSEAELGLLLMACGAGAAVSFPLVAVLTKRLGSRRLAICSTLCLGAVLLAFSVTPDYPVTLLIAFFDGIAVGCLNVAMNAQAAALEVAYQRTTMARMHATFSAGSLLAALLASGVTALSPALPVHFGAATALLVVLVLGARGGLLPQDQSAAEPARPAAEKRRRPALPTRVTIWMGLAMAFGTVTEGAMNDWSALYLKDSAGATASLAPLGIAVVSVMMVLARLFADGWRGKWGDERVVRAGSALAGAGLALALLAGGVVPALLGFACVGLGIAAVTPCVYVAAARQGSDALALVAAMGTTGLLAGPAVIGFIASGTSLAWGMGAVAVSALAVSLCSTRIRFPSLATP from the coding sequence ATGTTCGGCCCCTTCGACGCATACCGCCGCTCCCAAGTGGCGATCGCGGCCCTGTTCTGCTGTCTCGGCTTCCAGTACGCCACGTGGGTCTCCCGCATCCCAGCCCTCAAGACGCGGCTCGGCCTGTCCGAGGCGGAGCTCGGGCTGCTCCTCATGGCCTGCGGGGCGGGCGCGGCGGTCTCCTTCCCGCTCGTGGCGGTCCTCACGAAACGGCTGGGCTCGCGGCGGCTCGCGATCTGCTCCACGCTCTGCCTCGGCGCGGTCCTGCTGGCGTTCTCGGTCACGCCCGACTACCCGGTGACGCTGCTCATCGCGTTCTTCGACGGGATCGCGGTCGGGTGCCTGAACGTGGCGATGAACGCGCAGGCGGCCGCGTTGGAGGTCGCCTACCAGCGCACGACGATGGCCAGGATGCACGCGACGTTCAGCGCCGGTTCGCTGTTGGCCGCGCTGCTCGCCTCCGGCGTGACGGCGCTTTCCCCGGCCCTGCCGGTCCACTTCGGCGCGGCGACGGCGCTGCTGGTGGTTCTGGTGCTGGGCGCGCGGGGAGGTCTGCTGCCGCAGGACCAGAGCGCGGCCGAGCCGGCGCGGCCCGCCGCGGAGAAGCGCCGCAGGCCGGCCCTGCCCACCCGGGTGACCATCTGGATGGGGCTCGCGATGGCGTTCGGGACGGTCACCGAGGGGGCCATGAACGACTGGTCCGCGCTCTATCTGAAGGACAGCGCCGGCGCGACGGCCTCCCTCGCGCCGCTGGGCATCGCGGTCGTCTCGGTCATGATGGTGCTGGCCCGGCTCTTCGCGGACGGCTGGCGCGGCAAGTGGGGCGACGAGCGCGTGGTGCGGGCCGGCAGCGCGCTGGCCGGTGCGGGCCTCGCGCTGGCCCTGCTGGCGGGCGGGGTGGTCCCGGCGCTGCTCGGCTTCGCCTGCGTCGGACTCGGCATCGCGGCGGTGACGCCGTGCGTGTACGTGGCGGCGGCGCGGCAGGGTTCGGACGCGTTGGCGCTGGTCGCGGCGATGGGGACGACGGGGTTGTTGGCAGGGCCCGCGGTGATCGGATTCATCGCGAGCGGCACGAGTCTGGCGTGGGGGATGGGCGCGGTGGCGGTCTCGGCCCTGGCCGTCTCCCTGTGCAGCACGCGCATCCGCTTCCCATCATTGGCGACGCCGTGA
- the nagB gene encoding glucosamine-6-phosphate deaminase, with product MEVVIVPDAKAGGELIAESIAALWRRKPDALLGVATGSTPIPIYEALTAKVLAGDVDVSRARVCQLDEYVGLPAGHPESYRATVIRQVVEPLGLGADSFIGPDGSADDVQAACEAYDLALASAGGVDLQILGIGTDGHIGFNEPCSSLASRTRIKTLTEQTRVDNARFFDDDIDQVPHHVITQGIGTILEARHLVLLATGEGKAEAVAQTVEGPVAAVVPASALQLHRHATVVVDEAAASKLKLAPYFRHTFANKPVWQGL from the coding sequence GTGGAAGTTGTCATCGTCCCGGACGCCAAGGCAGGCGGCGAGCTCATCGCGGAGTCGATCGCCGCCCTGTGGCGACGCAAGCCCGACGCGCTGCTCGGCGTGGCCACCGGATCGACCCCGATCCCGATCTACGAGGCCCTGACGGCCAAGGTCTTGGCCGGTGACGTGGACGTCTCGCGGGCGCGGGTGTGCCAGCTCGACGAGTACGTGGGGCTGCCGGCCGGGCACCCCGAGTCCTACCGTGCCACGGTGATCCGGCAGGTCGTCGAGCCGCTCGGGCTCGGCGCCGACTCCTTCATCGGCCCGGACGGCTCCGCCGATGACGTACAGGCGGCGTGCGAGGCGTACGACCTCGCGCTGGCCTCGGCCGGCGGTGTGGACCTCCAGATCCTGGGGATCGGCACCGACGGGCACATCGGCTTCAACGAGCCCTGCTCCTCGCTCGCCTCGCGTACCCGGATCAAGACGCTGACCGAGCAGACCCGGGTCGACAACGCGCGGTTCTTCGACGACGACATCGACCAGGTGCCGCACCATGTGATCACGCAGGGTATCGGCACGATCCTGGAGGCGCGGCACCTGGTGCTGCTCGCGACGGGTGAGGGCAAGGCGGAGGCGGTGGCGCAGACCGTGGAGGGGCCGGTGGCGGCGGTTGTTCCGGCGTCGGCGTTGCAGTTGCACCGGCATGCGACGGTTGTCGTGGACGAGGCGGCGGCGTCCAAGCTGAAGCTTGCGCCGTACTTCCGGCACACGTTCGCCAACAAGCCGGTGTGGCAGGGGCTTTAG
- a CDS encoding SDR family oxidoreductase — protein sequence MGSLDGKTALVTGGSRGIGRGIAERLGRDGARVGVHYATNAAAAKETVAVIEAAGGSAFTVGQELGVPGDAAALWEAFDREADGVDILVNNAGIGWPVPFGEVTEETYDRFFAVNARAPFFVTQLGLSRLRDGGRVINISSGLARAAMMPQTLTYAMTKGALDVLTRNLSKVLGPRGITVNSVAPGVIDTDINADWLRADDGAWAATAAMSPLGRVGEASDIADAVAFLASDDGRWITGQWLDATGGAIA from the coding sequence ATGGGCTCGCTCGACGGGAAGACGGCGCTGGTCACGGGCGGCAGCAGGGGGATCGGGCGGGGCATCGCCGAACGGCTCGGGCGGGACGGGGCGCGCGTGGGGGTGCACTACGCCACCAACGCGGCGGCGGCCAAGGAGACGGTCGCGGTCATCGAGGCGGCGGGCGGCTCGGCCTTCACCGTCGGCCAGGAGCTGGGGGTCCCGGGGGACGCGGCGGCGCTGTGGGAAGCCTTCGACCGCGAGGCCGACGGGGTGGACATCCTCGTGAACAACGCGGGGATCGGGTGGCCCGTGCCGTTCGGGGAGGTCACGGAGGAGACGTACGATCGGTTCTTCGCGGTCAACGCCAGGGCGCCGTTCTTCGTGACGCAGCTCGGCCTGTCCCGCCTGCGGGACGGGGGGCGCGTCATCAACATCTCCAGCGGGCTGGCCCGCGCGGCCATGATGCCGCAGACGCTCACCTACGCGATGACCAAGGGCGCGCTGGACGTCCTGACCCGCAACCTGTCCAAGGTCCTCGGGCCGCGCGGGATCACGGTCAACTCGGTGGCGCCCGGGGTGATCGACACCGACATCAACGCGGACTGGCTGCGGGCGGACGACGGGGCGTGGGCGGCGACGGCGGCGATGTCGCCGCTGGGCAGGGTCGGTGAGGCGTCCGACATCGCCGACGCGGTGGCGTTCCTGGCCTCGGACGACGGGCGCTGGATCACGGGCCAGTGGCTGGACGCGACGGGCGGGGCGATCGCCTAG
- a CDS encoding PAS domain-containing sensor histidine kinase yields the protein MNDLVRQHTALSESDLEWLHLLVSEWQLLSDLSFADLVLWVPTLDGTRYVSVAQMRPNTGPTSYQDDMVGHLVPRGRRPLLDAALDEGRIVREGDPEWREEVPVRVESIPVRREGRVLGVIARNTNLLTVRTPSRLELTYLQSASDLAQMIAAGSFPFPGQQVDMDASPRAGDGLIRLDADGIVQYASPNALSAYHRLGLASDLVGQHLGQLTAELAPSRGPVDEAIAKLASGYAPREAEVEGNDGVIQLRAIPLKPKGTRIGSLVLLRDVTELRRRERELITKDATIREIHHRVKNNLQTVAALLRLQSRRMDSDQGREALNEAVRRVGSIAIVHETLSQNLDERVEFDEIADRVLAMVAEISPGKIDCRRTGRFGILDAEVATPLSMVLTEVLQNALEHAFVPGDQGSVEVAALRGGTREDSRLLITVRDDGRGLPEGFDAKRTGNLGLQIVRTLVEGELGGSFDMVPAPERGTKVVLDIPVGPEK from the coding sequence ATGAACGACCTCGTCCGCCAGCACACCGCTCTGAGTGAGTCCGACCTCGAGTGGCTGCACCTGCTGGTCTCGGAGTGGCAGCTGCTCTCCGACCTCTCCTTCGCCGACCTCGTCCTGTGGGTCCCCACCCTGGACGGCACCCGCTATGTGTCGGTCGCCCAGATGCGCCCCAACACCGGCCCGACCTCCTACCAGGACGACATGGTCGGCCACCTCGTCCCGCGCGGCCGGCGCCCGCTCCTGGACGCCGCTCTCGACGAGGGCCGCATCGTGCGCGAGGGCGATCCGGAGTGGCGCGAGGAGGTCCCGGTCCGCGTCGAGTCCATTCCCGTACGCCGCGAGGGCCGCGTTCTCGGCGTCATCGCGCGGAACACCAATCTGCTCACCGTCCGTACACCCTCACGGCTCGAACTCACCTATCTCCAGTCCGCGTCCGACCTCGCTCAGATGATCGCCGCCGGGTCCTTCCCCTTCCCCGGCCAGCAGGTGGACATGGACGCGTCACCGCGCGCCGGTGACGGCCTGATCAGGCTGGACGCCGACGGCATCGTCCAGTACGCCTCGCCCAACGCGCTCTCCGCCTACCACCGGCTCGGCCTCGCCTCGGACCTCGTGGGCCAGCACCTGGGCCAGCTCACCGCCGAGCTCGCGCCCTCGCGCGGACCGGTGGACGAGGCCATCGCCAAACTCGCCAGCGGCTACGCGCCCCGCGAGGCCGAGGTCGAGGGCAACGACGGCGTCATCCAGCTGCGCGCCATCCCGCTCAAGCCGAAGGGCACGCGGATCGGATCGCTCGTGCTGCTGCGCGACGTGACCGAACTGCGCCGCCGGGAGCGGGAGTTGATCACCAAGGACGCCACCATCCGCGAGATCCACCACCGGGTGAAGAACAACCTCCAGACGGTGGCTGCCCTGTTGCGTCTCCAGTCCCGCCGGATGGACTCCGACCAGGGCCGGGAAGCACTCAACGAGGCGGTCAGGCGCGTCGGTTCGATCGCCATCGTGCACGAGACGCTGTCGCAGAACCTGGACGAACGCGTCGAGTTCGACGAGATCGCCGACCGGGTCCTCGCCATGGTCGCCGAGATCTCACCCGGCAAGATCGACTGCCGTCGCACCGGCCGCTTCGGAATACTCGACGCCGAGGTCGCCACCCCGCTGTCCATGGTCCTGACCGAGGTGTTGCAGAACGCCCTTGAGCACGCCTTCGTCCCCGGCGACCAGGGCTCGGTCGAGGTGGCGGCGCTGCGCGGCGGCACCCGCGAGGACTCCCGGCTGCTGATCACCGTGCGGGACGACGGCCGGGGACTGCCCGAGGGCTTTGACGCGAAACGCACGGGAAACCTGGGCCTCCAGATCGTACGGACCCTGGTGGAGGGCGAGTTGGGCGGAAGCTTCGACATGGTCCCGGCCCCGGAGCGCGGCACGAAGGTCGTGCTCGACATCCCGGTGGGCCCCGAGAAGTAG
- a CDS encoding WhiB family transcriptional regulator, with the protein MDWRHNAVCREEDPELFFPIGNTGPALLQIEEAKAVCRRCPVMEQCLQWALESGQDSGVWGGLSEDERRAMKRRAARNRARNATA; encoded by the coding sequence ATGGACTGGCGTCACAACGCCGTTTGTCGTGAGGAAGACCCCGAGCTGTTCTTCCCCATCGGCAACACCGGTCCTGCGCTGCTGCAGATCGAGGAAGCCAAGGCCGTCTGCCGCCGCTGCCCCGTCATGGAGCAGTGCCTGCAGTGGGCGCTCGAGTCCGGCCAGGACTCCGGCGTCTGGGGTGGCCTCAGCGAGGACGAGCGCCGCGCGATGAAGCGCCGTGCCGCTCGCAACCGGGCGCGCAACGCGACCGCCTGA